One segment of Burkholderia multivorans ATCC BAA-247 DNA contains the following:
- a CDS encoding NADH-quinone oxidoreductase subunit J has product MEFTTVLFYIFALLLVVSGLKVITSRNPVASALFLVLAFFNAAAIWMLLEAEFLAILLVLVYVGAVMVLFLFVVMMLDINIDFLRRDFKRFVPMATVVGAIIVIETALILWRGYGDTHAVHAMTSGATEGWSNTRLIGKVIYTDYIFAFEIAGLVLLVAIIAAIGLTSHKGKDSKRQRVSDQVKVRRDDRVRLVKMEADKPQPETAQSEAGTGANG; this is encoded by the coding sequence ATGGAATTCACGACCGTACTGTTCTACATCTTCGCGCTGCTCCTGGTGGTATCAGGGCTGAAGGTGATCACTTCGCGCAACCCGGTGGCGTCTGCGCTTTTCCTTGTGCTGGCGTTCTTCAACGCCGCCGCGATCTGGATGCTGCTCGAAGCGGAGTTCCTCGCGATCCTGCTGGTGCTGGTCTACGTGGGCGCCGTGATGGTGCTGTTCCTGTTCGTCGTGATGATGCTGGACATCAACATCGACTTCCTGCGACGCGACTTCAAGCGCTTCGTGCCGATGGCGACCGTCGTCGGCGCGATCATCGTGATAGAAACGGCGCTGATCCTGTGGCGCGGCTACGGCGACACGCATGCCGTGCACGCGATGACGTCGGGTGCGACCGAAGGCTGGTCGAACACGCGCCTGATCGGCAAGGTGATCTACACCGACTACATCTTCGCGTTCGAAATCGCCGGCCTCGTGCTGCTGGTCGCGATCATCGCCGCGATCGGGCTGACCTCGCACAAGGGCAAGGACAGCAAGCGCCAGCGCGTGTCGGATCAGGTCAAGGTGCGTCGCGACGATCGCGTGCGCCTCGTGAAGATGGAAGCGGACAAGCCGCAGCCGGAAACGGCGCAGAGCGAAGCCGGTACGGGCGCGAACGGCTAA
- the nuoK gene encoding NADH-quinone oxidoreductase subunit NuoK: MLTLAHYLVLGAILFAIAIVGIFLNRRNIIIILMAIELMLLAVNTNFVAFSHYLGDVHGQIFVFFVLTVAAAEAAIGLAILVTLFRKLDTINVEDLDQLKG, from the coding sequence ATGTTGACTCTTGCTCACTACCTCGTGCTCGGCGCGATCCTGTTCGCGATCGCGATCGTCGGGATTTTCCTGAACCGCCGCAACATCATCATCATCCTGATGGCGATCGAACTGATGTTGCTCGCGGTGAACACCAACTTCGTCGCGTTCTCGCACTACCTCGGCGACGTGCACGGCCAGATCTTCGTGTTCTTCGTGCTGACCGTCGCCGCAGCGGAAGCCGCGATCGGTCTCGCGATTCTGGTGACCCTGTTCCGTAAGCTCGACACGATCAATGTCGAGGATCTCGATCAGCTCAAAGGTTAA
- the nuoL gene encoding NADH-quinone oxidoreductase subunit L, translated as MSTTLNENLLLAVPLAPLAGSLIAGLFGNAVGRKGAHRITILGVLIAFLLSAKVFVDVMGGASFNATVYEWMHVGSLKLEVGFLVDSLTAMMMVVVTFVSLMVHIYTIGYMSEEDGYQRFFSYISLFTFSMLMLVMSNNFLQLFFGWEAVGLVSYLLIGFYFTRESAIYANMKAFLVNRVGDFGFLLGIGLLLAFAGSMNYGEVFAKRAELASLHFPGTDWGLLTVACICLFIGAMGKSAQFPLHVWLPDSMEGPTPISALIHAATMVTAGIFMVSRMSPLFELSDTALSFITVIGAITALFMGFLGIVQNDIKRVVAYSTLSQLGYMTVALGVSAYPVAVFHLMTHAFFKALLFLGAGSVIIGMHHDQDMRNMGGLRKYMPITWITSLIGSLALIGTPFFSGFYSKDSIIDAVKLSHLPGSGFAYFAVVASVFVTALYSFRMYFLVFHGEERFRHPKHPESPMGMAAAHGHDDHGHGHGHDDHAHEPHETPWVVWVPLVLLAIPSVIIGAIAIGPMLFGDFFQHGVAFDKVIFIGENHPALAEMAEEFHGWVGMGLHSVSGLPVWLALAGVVVAWFLYLKRPDLPASIRRAFGPIYTLLDNKYYMDKINEVVFARGSVAIGRGLWKEGDVVVIDGLVNGSAKFIGWFASVIRFLQSGYIYHYAFAMIIGMLGLLTLFVTLGGK; from the coding sequence ATGTCAACGACACTCAATGAAAACCTGCTGCTGGCGGTTCCGCTCGCTCCGCTGGCCGGCTCGCTGATTGCGGGGCTGTTCGGGAACGCAGTCGGGCGCAAGGGCGCACACCGGATCACGATCCTCGGCGTATTGATCGCGTTCCTGCTGTCGGCGAAAGTCTTCGTCGACGTGATGGGCGGCGCAAGCTTCAACGCGACCGTCTACGAATGGATGCACGTCGGCTCGCTGAAGCTCGAAGTCGGCTTCCTCGTCGATTCGCTGACGGCGATGATGATGGTCGTCGTGACCTTCGTGTCGCTGATGGTGCACATTTACACGATCGGCTACATGTCGGAAGAGGACGGCTACCAGCGCTTCTTCTCGTACATCTCGCTGTTCACGTTCTCGATGCTGATGCTCGTGATGAGCAACAACTTCCTGCAGCTGTTCTTCGGCTGGGAAGCGGTGGGTCTGGTGTCGTACCTGCTGATCGGCTTCTACTTCACGCGTGAGAGCGCGATCTACGCGAACATGAAGGCGTTCCTCGTGAACCGCGTGGGCGACTTCGGCTTCCTGCTCGGCATCGGCCTGCTGCTCGCGTTCGCCGGCTCGATGAACTACGGCGAAGTGTTCGCGAAGCGCGCGGAACTCGCGAGCCTGCATTTCCCGGGCACCGACTGGGGCCTGCTGACGGTCGCCTGCATCTGCCTGTTCATCGGCGCGATGGGCAAGTCGGCGCAGTTCCCGCTGCACGTCTGGCTGCCCGACTCGATGGAAGGCCCGACGCCGATCTCGGCGCTGATTCACGCGGCGACGATGGTGACGGCCGGCATCTTCATGGTGTCGCGCATGTCGCCGCTGTTCGAGCTGTCGGATACCGCGCTGTCGTTCATCACGGTGATCGGCGCGATCACGGCGCTGTTCATGGGCTTCCTCGGGATCGTCCAGAACGACATCAAGCGTGTCGTCGCTTACTCGACGCTGTCGCAGCTCGGCTACATGACGGTCGCGCTCGGCGTGTCCGCCTATCCGGTGGCGGTGTTCCACCTGATGACGCACGCGTTCTTCAAGGCGCTGCTGTTCCTCGGCGCCGGCTCGGTGATCATCGGCATGCATCACGATCAGGACATGCGCAACATGGGCGGCCTGCGCAAGTACATGCCGATCACCTGGATCACGTCGCTGATCGGTTCGCTTGCGCTGATCGGTACGCCGTTCTTCTCGGGCTTCTACTCGAAGGACTCGATCATCGACGCGGTGAAGCTGTCGCACCTGCCGGGTTCGGGCTTCGCGTACTTCGCGGTCGTCGCGAGCGTGTTCGTCACGGCGCTGTACTCGTTCCGCATGTACTTCCTCGTGTTCCACGGCGAAGAGCGCTTCCGCCATCCGAAGCATCCCGAGTCGCCGATGGGCATGGCGGCCGCGCACGGCCACGACGATCACGGCCATGGCCACGGTCATGACGATCACGCACACGAGCCGCACGAGACCCCGTGGGTCGTCTGGGTGCCGCTGGTCCTGCTGGCGATCCCGTCGGTGATCATCGGTGCGATCGCGATCGGCCCGATGCTGTTCGGCGATTTCTTCCAGCACGGCGTCGCGTTCGACAAGGTGATCTTCATCGGCGAAAACCATCCGGCGCTGGCCGAGATGGCCGAGGAGTTCCACGGCTGGGTCGGCATGGGCCTGCATTCGGTATCGGGCCTGCCGGTGTGGCTGGCGCTGGCCGGTGTCGTCGTCGCATGGTTCCTGTATCTGAAGCGTCCGGATCTGCCGGCGTCGATCCGCCGCGCGTTCGGTCCGATCTATACGCTGCTGGATAACAAGTACTACATGGACAAGATCAACGAAGTGGTGTTCGCCCGCGGTTCGGTGGCGATCGGCCGCGGCCTGTGGAAGGAGGGCGACGTCGTGGTGATCGACGGCCTCGTCAACGGCAGCGCCAAGTTCATCGGCTGGTTCGCCAGCGTGATCCGCTTCCTCCAATCCGGTTACATCTATCACTACGCGTTCGCCATGATCATCGGCATGCTGGGGCTCCTGACCCTGTTTGTAACGCTCGGCGGCAAATAA